From one Enterobacteriaceae endosymbiont of Donacia provostii genomic stretch:
- the rplQ gene encoding 50S ribosomal protein L17 has translation MRHRKKGRYFNRNSAHRLAMLYNMANALINYEIIKTTLSKAKELRIIIEPIITMAKKNNIASRRLVRSKLKNKKNINKLFNIIIPKFQNILGGYTRIIKCGFRNGDRAPMAYIELIERKKIIKKTKKIM, from the coding sequence ATGCGTCATCGTAAAAAAGGTCGTTATTTTAATAGAAATAGTGCTCATAGATTAGCAATGTTATATAATATGGCTAACGCATTAATTAATTATGAAATTATCAAAACAACTTTATCAAAAGCTAAAGAACTTAGAATAATTATAGAACCAATTATTACTATGGCAAAAAAAAATAATATTGCTAGTAGAAGATTAGTACGTTCTAAATTAAAAAATAAAAAAAATATAAATAAACTTTTTAATATTATTATTCCAAAATTTCAAAATATATTAGGTGGTTACACACGTATTATAAAATGTGGTTTTCGTAATGGAGATAGAGCACCTATGGCTTATATAGAATTAATAGAAAGAAAAAAAATAATAAAAAAAACAAAAAAGATTATGTAA
- a CDS encoding DNA-directed RNA polymerase subunit alpha: MDQNSVTEFLKPKLVDIKHVNQFTAKVVLEPLEGGFGHTLGNALRRILLSSMPGYAITEVEIEGILHEYSTKEGIKEDIIEILLNLKQLSIQIENNKKEVILTLNKTGIGVVKASDIEHSSDIKIINPNHIICNITNINTSINITMKVELGRGYIAAHTRINNNIHNNTKIGRLLLDASFSPIKRIIYNVESARVKQRTDLDKLIIEIETNGTIDPEQAIRKAATILAKQLESFINLEDIKKEIKIKEEKPKFDPILLRSVDDLELTVRSANCLKTEFIHLIGDLVQRTEVELLKTPNLGKKSLTEIKDILASRGLSLGMRLDDWPPKNINNKNNK, translated from the coding sequence ATGGATCAAAATTCCGTAACAGAATTTTTAAAACCTAAATTAGTAGATATTAAACATGTTAATCAATTTACTGCAAAAGTTGTTTTAGAACCTTTAGAAGGTGGTTTTGGTCATACCTTAGGAAATGCATTAAGACGTATTTTATTATCTTCTATGCCTGGTTATGCAATAACAGAAGTAGAAATAGAGGGTATTTTACATGAATATAGTACTAAAGAAGGTATTAAAGAAGATATTATTGAAATATTATTAAATTTAAAACAATTATCTATACAAATAGAAAATAATAAAAAAGAAGTAATTTTAACTTTAAATAAAACAGGTATTGGTGTTGTTAAAGCATCTGATATTGAACATAGTAGTGATATTAAAATTATTAATCCAAATCACATTATTTGTAATATTACTAATATAAATACATCTATTAATATAACTATGAAGGTAGAATTAGGTAGAGGATATATTGCTGCACATACAAGAATAAATAATAATATTCATAATAATACTAAAATAGGTAGATTATTACTAGATGCATCTTTTAGTCCTATTAAAAGAATAATATATAATGTAGAATCAGCAAGAGTTAAACAAAGAACAGATTTGGATAAATTAATAATAGAAATAGAAACAAACGGAACTATTGATCCAGAACAAGCTATTAGAAAAGCAGCTACAATTTTAGCTAAACAATTAGAATCATTTATAAATTTAGAAGATATTAAAAAAGAAATAAAAATTAAAGAAGAAAAACCTAAATTTGATCCTATTTTATTGCGTTCAGTAGATGATTTAGAATTAACAGTTCGTTCTGCTAATTGTTTAAAAACTGAATTTATTCATTTAATTGGTGATCTAGTACAAAGAACAGAAGTAGAATTATTAAAAACACCTAATTTAGGAAAAAAATCTTTAACAGAAATAAAAGATATATTAGCTTCTAGAGGATTATCATTAGGAATGAGATTAGATGATTGGCCTCCAAAAAATATAAATAATAAAAATAATAAATAA
- the rpsD gene encoding 30S ribosomal protein S4 yields the protein MAKYLGPKLKLCRREGTDLFLKSNVRSIDTKCKLEQFPGQHGLKKSRLSDYGIQLREKQKLRRLYGILERQFHNYYKKASRIKGNTGLNLLCLLEKRLDNVVYRMGFGVTRAEARQLISHKSVKINNNIVNIASYQVSINDKISICEKSRKQLRVNASIDLFSQREKPNWLEVNFKNMEGIFKRLPERSDLPADINEHLIIELYSK from the coding sequence ATGGCTAAATATTTAGGACCAAAATTAAAATTATGTAGAAGAGAGGGAACTGATTTATTTTTAAAATCTAATGTCCGTTCTATTGATACTAAATGTAAATTAGAACAATTTCCTGGACAACATGGTTTAAAAAAATCTAGATTATCTGATTATGGGATACAATTAAGAGAAAAACAAAAACTACGTAGATTATATGGTATATTAGAACGTCAATTTCATAATTATTATAAAAAAGCCTCTCGTATAAAAGGTAATACTGGTTTAAATTTACTATGTTTATTAGAAAAAAGATTAGATAATGTTGTTTATAGAATGGGTTTTGGTGTTACAAGAGCTGAAGCTAGACAATTAATTTCTCATAAATCTGTAAAAATTAATAATAATATTGTTAATATTGCTTCTTATCAAGTATCTATAAATGATAAAATATCAATATGTGAAAAATCTAGAAAACAATTAAGAGTAAATGCATCAATTGATTTATTTTCTCAAAGAGAGAAACCTAATTGGTTAGAAGTTAATTTTAAAAACATGGAGGGAATTTTTAAACGTCTTCCTGAACGTTCTGATTTACCTGCAGATATTAATGAACATTTAATTATTGAGTTATATTCTAAATAA
- the rpsK gene encoding 30S ribosomal protein S11 encodes MKKKSLNLKKNFKKNILDGIAHIHASFNNTIVTITDRQGNSLGCATAGGSGFRGSRKSTPFAAQVAAEKCAEIVKNYGIKNLEVMVKGPGPGRESTIRALNNAGFKITNITDVTPIPHNGCRPPKKRRV; translated from the coding sequence ATGAAAAAAAAATCTTTAAATTTAAAAAAAAATTTTAAAAAAAATATATTAGATGGTATAGCACATATACATGCTTCATTTAACAATACTATTGTTACTATTACTGATAGACAAGGTAATTCATTAGGATGTGCTACAGCAGGAGGATCTGGTTTTAGAGGATCTAGAAAATCTACTCCCTTTGCAGCACAAGTAGCTGCTGAAAAATGTGCAGAAATAGTTAAAAATTATGGTATTAAAAATTTGGAAGTTATGGTTAAAGGTCCAGGTCCTGGGAGAGAATCTACTATTAGAGCATTAAATAATGCTGGTTTTAAAATTACAAATATTACAGATGTTACACCTATTCCTCATAATGGATGTAGACCTCCAAAAAAAAGAAGAGTATAA
- the rpsM gene encoding 30S ribosomal protein S13: MIRIAGINIPDNKRIIIALKYIYGIGTSNASYICKIINISENIKINQLSKEKIDLLRNTISKFQIEGDLRRSVNLNIKRLVDLGCYRGLRHRKGLPVRGQRTKTNARTRKKLHKYLKK, from the coding sequence ATGATTCGTATAGCTGGAATAAATATTCCTGATAATAAACGTATTATAATAGCTTTAAAATATATTTATGGTATTGGTACATCTAATGCTTCTTATATATGTAAAATAATAAATATTTCTGAAAATATTAAAATTAATCAACTTTCAAAAGAAAAAATAGATTTATTAAGAAATACTATATCAAAATTTCAAATAGAAGGAGATTTAAGAAGAAGTGTTAATTTAAATATTAAAAGATTAGTTGATTTAGGTTGTTATAGAGGATTACGTCATAGAAAAGGATTACCTGTAAGAGGACAACGTACTAAAACTAATGCTCGTACTAGAAAAAAATTACATAAATATTTAAAAAAATAA
- the rpmJ gene encoding 50S ribosomal protein L36: protein MKVRTSIKKICRNCKIIRRNRIIHVVCKTDPKHKQRQG, encoded by the coding sequence ATGAAAGTTCGTACTTCAATAAAAAAAATATGTCGTAATTGTAAAATAATTCGTAGGAATAGAATAATACATGTTGTTTGTAAAACAGATCCTAAACATAAACAACGTCAAGGATAA
- the secY gene encoding preprotein translocase subunit SecY yields MIKSFNQINFQSTKNGLLELKERFLFFISSIIIFRIGSFIPIPGINTSILHALILKQHGNIIDMFNMFSGGALSRSSIFALGVMPYISASIIIQILTSLHPFFISLKKEGDTGKKKINKYTKYSTLVLSILQAIGITFGLSRFTGIKNLIINPGIYFYTVSVISLITGTIFLMWLGRQITKRGIGNGVSIIIVIGILSSLPSTVNRIILQIKLGNLNFFNVFIIFLFIFLITLFIVFIEKGQRKITVQYARKYYGKQNYNMQQYTHLPLKINMSGVIPAIFSSSIILLISTIFTWFSHIFHYNWMQNIAMSLQPRQLIYLILYVLSIIFFCFFYTFLIFSPKETANNLKKSGAYISGIRPGEQTSKYIKKILMRLTLIGSLYITFICLIPEFLRNIIVMPFYFSGTSLLIVIVVIIDFITQIQTLIMSTQYESILKKINFKN; encoded by the coding sequence ATGATTAAATCATTTAACCAAATAAATTTTCAAAGTACTAAAAATGGTCTTCTTGAATTAAAAGAAAGATTTCTTTTTTTTATAAGTTCTATAATAATTTTTCGTATAGGTTCTTTTATACCAATTCCTGGAATTAACACTAGCATATTACATGCATTAATTTTAAAACAGCATGGTAATATTATAGATATGTTTAATATGTTTTCAGGAGGTGCTTTAAGTAGATCATCAATTTTTGCTTTGGGAGTTATGCCTTATATATCTGCTTCTATAATAATACAAATTTTAACATCACTTCATCCTTTTTTTATTTCTTTAAAAAAAGAGGGTGATACTGGGAAAAAAAAAATTAATAAATATACTAAGTATAGTACATTAGTTTTATCTATATTGCAAGCAATAGGAATAACTTTTGGATTATCTCGTTTTACAGGTATTAAAAATTTAATAATAAATCCTGGTATTTATTTTTATACAGTTTCTGTTATAAGTTTAATTACAGGTACTATATTTTTAATGTGGTTGGGTAGACAAATAACAAAAAGAGGTATTGGTAATGGAGTATCTATAATTATAGTAATAGGAATATTATCTTCTTTACCTTCTACAGTTAATAGAATAATTTTACAAATAAAATTAGGCAATTTAAATTTTTTTAATGTTTTTATAATATTTTTATTTATATTTTTAATTACTTTATTTATTGTTTTTATAGAAAAAGGACAAAGAAAAATAACAGTACAGTACGCTAGAAAATATTATGGAAAACAAAATTACAATATGCAACAATATACTCACTTACCATTAAAAATTAACATGTCTGGAGTAATACCAGCAATATTTTCTTCTAGTATTATTTTATTAATTTCTACCATATTTACATGGTTTAGTCATATTTTTCATTATAATTGGATGCAAAATATTGCTATGTCTTTACAACCTAGACAATTGATATATCTCATATTATACGTATTATCAATTATATTTTTCTGTTTTTTTTATACTTTTTTAATTTTTAGTCCTAAAGAAACTGCAAATAATTTAAAAAAATCAGGTGCTTATATTTCTGGAATTCGTCCAGGAGAACAAACATCTAAATATATTAAAAAAATACTCATGAGATTAACATTAATTGGAAGTTTATATATTACATTTATATGTCTTATTCCTGAATTTTTACGTAATATTATTGTTATGCCTTTTTATTTTAGTGGTACATCATTACTTATAGTTATAGTTGTAATTATAGATTTTATTACACAAATTCAAACGCTAATTATGTCTACTCAATATGAATCTATACTCAAAAAAATAAATTTTAAAAATTAA
- the rplO gene encoding 50S ribosomal protein L15, which translates to MYLNKLFYNIKKNKKRLGRGIGSGKGKTSGRGHKGQKSRSGYNINKTFEGGQSPLHRRLPKFGFKSKKKMFFKEIRLSDLNKINGSYINLNTLKSSKIISKKIKYIKIINTGNIDSPKKIIKLNCTKNVKIIIKKLGGIIEE; encoded by the coding sequence ATGTATTTAAATAAATTATTTTATAATATTAAAAAAAATAAAAAAAGATTAGGAAGAGGCATAGGTTCAGGTAAAGGTAAAACTAGTGGTAGAGGTCATAAAGGACAAAAATCTCGTTCTGGATATAATATTAATAAAACATTTGAGGGAGGACAAAGTCCATTACATAGAAGATTACCTAAGTTTGGTTTTAAATCAAAAAAAAAAATGTTTTTTAAAGAAATTAGATTAAGTGATTTAAATAAAATTAATGGAAGTTATATTAATTTAAATACTTTAAAATCTAGTAAAATAATTAGTAAAAAAATTAAATATATTAAAATTATTAATACAGGAAATATAGATAGTCCTAAAAAAATTATTAAATTAAATTGTACAAAAAACGTAAAAATAATAATTAAAAAATTAGGTGGAATAATCGAGGAATAA
- the rpmD gene encoding 50S ribosomal protein L30, whose translation MLKIIKITQIKSSIGRLPKHKAILNSLGLKRIRHTVIKNNKPHILGMIKKISYMIKVIY comes from the coding sequence AAAATTACACAAATTAAAAGTTCTATTGGTAGATTACCTAAACATAAAGCAATTTTAAATAGTTTAGGATTAAAACGTATCAGACATACTGTTATTAAAAATAACAAACCACATATCTTGGGTATGATTAAAAAAATTTCTTATATGATTAAGGTTATATATTAA